The Methanolacinia petrolearia DSM 11571 genome has a segment encoding these proteins:
- a CDS encoding alpha/beta fold hydrolase: protein MNGLKTFIILTALIISVFITAGCTADTGIPITEDFNSSQQEYPAVSFNDTAVEYVQVNGVTLGYREFGSGEPLLMIQGFGATIDNWNETFIGILATEYHVFTYDHRGMGYSSEANATTTIPLYADDAALFMQALGYDSMNVYGVSMGSSVSQQLAIDHPDSVKKLVLDSNTYSVKIPETKKLLGEIEESASNSSMPEGIRREAEANLAWNGSWYGLSSIEKDVMLVVGTADDLTPDPVSVQMAGQINGSWLVRFQGLPHVGSHYAPVQYGENALYFLDTDESPLSP, encoded by the coding sequence ATGAACGGTCTGAAAACATTCATTATTTTAACCGCTTTGATTATCTCCGTTTTTATAACGGCAGGATGTACGGCTGATACGGGCATACCTATTACTGAGGATTTCAACTCGTCACAACAGGAGTATCCCGCGGTTTCGTTTAATGATACCGCGGTCGAGTACGTGCAGGTCAACGGCGTTACGCTGGGATACCGTGAATTCGGATCCGGCGAACCTCTGCTTATGATACAGGGATTCGGTGCGACTATCGATAACTGGAACGAGACCTTCATAGGAATTCTTGCGACTGAATATCATGTCTTCACCTACGACCACCGCGGTATGGGTTACAGCAGTGAAGCAAACGCAACAACTACGATTCCGCTTTATGCAGACGATGCGGCACTCTTTATGCAGGCACTGGGCTACGACAGCATGAATGTATACGGAGTCTCGATGGGATCATCCGTATCCCAGCAGCTGGCAATCGACCACCCGGACTCCGTGAAAAAGCTGGTCCTGGACTCGAATACCTACAGCGTCAAAATACCTGAGACTAAAAAACTGCTCGGGGAGATCGAGGAATCTGCGTCCAACAGTTCAATGCCGGAAGGGATTCGCAGGGAAGCTGAGGCAAACCTCGCCTGGAACGGATCATGGTACGGCCTTTCGTCTATTGAGAAGGATGTAATGCTCGTAGTCGGAACTGCCGACGATCTTACGCCTGATCCGGTATCCGTCCAGATGGCAGGGCAGATCAACGGGTCCTGGCTCGTACGGTTCCAGGGTCTCCCGCATGTGGGTTCACATTATGCACCTGTTCAATACGGGGAGAATGCGTTATACTTCCTCGATACGGATGAATCACCTTTGAGCCCCTGA